TTTTGGGTTCAGGGGACGGAGACAGTTGCGAGCAACGCAAGGTCACACACAAGTTTACTATCAGGTTTGTACATAGGGAACGTGAAAGTGTTGGTGAAGGCACAATTTGGAATGGACAGCTCAAAAGAAATTGTAATGAAACTGGCTGTTCGAGCAGAGGATCCATCTGTCAGCGA
This is a stretch of genomic DNA from Camelina sativa cultivar DH55 unplaced genomic scaffold, Cs unpScaffold34891, whole genome shotgun sequence. It encodes these proteins:
- the LOC109132168 gene encoding coatomer subunit gamma-like: WVQGTETVASNARSHTSLLSGLYIGNVKVLVKAQFGMDSSKEIVMKLAVRAEDPSVSDAIHALVANG